A window of Argopecten irradians isolate NY chromosome 1, Ai_NY, whole genome shotgun sequence contains these coding sequences:
- the LOC138325503 gene encoding cytochrome P450 10-like: protein MPRHLPLGSVLRSCNHLQKTRELFLLSKRLPSLVLEADVHACSESTSEKTDTFNISTKSPQTQNDIKSMNAIPGPKGIRGLPLLGTILALEPFTSHTTSKFHLLFHELHAKYGKIVLFPMGMHKSVLLFDPGLINVVISQEGVHPNRTSIPILQAYATRKGVEMLSTRQGENWYRARRPLQQGLSPRTIGSHLEDHFRCGEDLVTMLTHLNTDDGQFSIKRLLMKYVLEATALITFNTRLGILSTDVNGLNKEHERFFDNLDEVFHLISKSLFTLPLMKLYRTPMYNRFESAMDEVRSFCVEKISAAREELDESPKCDNLLSYLSRDENMADDEMISVMSSILFGGVEMTSQALMWLLWSLGVHEDKQEKLVEEIRKVSTNRSSISVETLQHMPYLKACVKESFRFVYPTVNGPMRIIPNDMILGDYLIPKHTWVLFGHNTLCRSPAYFDQPDKYIPERWMDATQTPDRRRKMTLSALAFGMGRRNCVGRRLAEQQIYVALIKIVHRYKITIPETSRNPEISYSVAALPEKDLDIRFVERT from the exons ATGCCTCGGCACCTACCACTCGGTTCGGTATTGCGTTCTTGTAATCATTTACAAAAGACAAGAGAATTATTCCTTCTTTCCAAAAGACTTCCGTCCCTGGTGTTAGAAGCCGACGTCCATGCTTGTTCGGAATCTACATCAGAGAAAACTGATACATTCAACATCTCGACTAAGTCACCACAGACACAAAATGACATAAAATCCATGAACGCAATACCGGGACCAAAAGGGATCCGAGGATTGCCTTTATTAGGAACAATATTAGCATTGGAGCCCTTCA CCAGTCATACCACGTCGAAGTTTCATCTACTGTTCCACGAACTTCATGCCAAATATGGGAAGATAGTCCTGTTTCCAATGGGTATGCACAAGAGTGTCTTGTTGTTTGATCCAGGGTTGATAAATGTCGTCATATCGCAGGAAGGCGTCCATCCAAATCGGACATCCATTCCAATACTACAGGCATATGCAACTCGCAAGGGAGTAGAGATGCTTAGTAcaag ACAAGGAGAGAATTGGTACCGCGCAAGAAGGCCTCTACAACAAGGTTTATCGCCAAGGACAATAGGCAGTCATCTTGAAGACCACTTCCGGTGTGGAGAAGACCTGGTTACGATGCTTACACATTTGAATACTGATGATGGACAGTTCTCTATCAAACGATTGTTGATGAAATATGTTCTGGAAG CCACGGCTTTGATTACTTTCAACACAAGACTTGGTATATTAAGCACGGATGTAAACGGTTTAAACAAGGAACATGAAAGATTCTTCGACAACTTAGACGAGGTCTTCCATCTGATATCCAAATCACTGTTTACATTACCTTTGATGAAACTGTATCGAACTCCCATGTACAATCGGTTCGAATCAGCAATGGACGAAGTAAGAAG CTTCTGCGTAGAGAAGATTTCAGCTGCAAGAGAAGAACTGGATGAGAGTCCAAAGTGTGATAACCTCCTTAGTTACCTGTCACGCGATGAAAACATGGCGGACGATGAGATGATCTCGGTGATGAGTAGCATACTGTTCGGAGGAGTCGAAATG ACGTCACAAGCCCTGATGTGGTTGTTATGGTCCCTCGGGGTACACGAAGATAAGCAGGAGAAGTTGGTAGAAGAAATCCGAAAAGTCAGCACCAATCGTAGTTCCATATCTGTGGAAACGTTACAGCATATGCCGTATTTAAAAGCATGTGTGAAGGAATCTTTCAG GTTTGTATATCCAACAGTAAATGGACCGATGAGGATCATTCCCAACGATATGATATTAGGGGATTATCTAATACCAAAGCAC ACTTGGGTGTTATTTGGCCATAACACCCTGTGTCGTAGTCCAGCGTATTTTGACCAGCCGGATAAGTACATACCAGAGCGGTGGATGGACGCTACTCAAACCCCAGACAGAAGACGAAAAATGACTCTGAGTGCACTAGCATTCGGAATGGGCAGACGCAACTGTGTAGGCCGAAGATTGGCTGAACAGCAGATTTACGTCGCTTTAATCAAG ATTGTACACAGATATAAAATAACTATACCGGAGACCTCTAGAAATCCAGAAATATCCTACAGTGTGGCAGCCTTACCCGAGAAGGACCTAGACATCCGCTTCGTTGAAAGGACGTAG